GACGCACACCAGCGACTTTTCGCGCGATGGCATCGAGCGGCTGGTCTCTGGAGCGATTTCCCTGGCGCGGGCGACTTCTGAAGATCCCGCTGCTGGATTACCTGAAGCGGAGAGCCTCGGCTCGCTGAAGCAGAACCTGGATCTTTACTACGACGACGTTTACTCCCTCTCGACCGCCGACCGCATCGACTATGCCCGTCGCTGCGAGGCCGCAGCGCTAGCAGCTGATCCGCGAATCACCAACTCGGAGGGCGGCTCGTTCGACGCCGCGACCGGATACAAGGTACTGGCAAATTCGCACGGTTTCGTCGGTGAGTATCGGCGCTCCTACTGCTCTGTTTCTGCAGTGCCCATTGCGCAGGCTGACGGAGCCGCGATGCAGCGAGACTATTGGTACTCGGCTTCGCGCACGCTGCAAAAACTGGAGTCGCCCGAATCGGTTGGTCGCAAAGCTGCCGAGCGCACTCTCAGGAGAGTTGGCGCAAGGAAAGTAGCAACCCAGAAAGTTCCCGTCATCTTCGACCCCATGGTCGCGCGCGGGTTGATCGACCACATCTTCGACGCTATTAACGGAGACGCGATCTATCGTCATTCTTCGTACCTCACCGGGAAGCTAGGTGAGCAGGTTGCGGGGGAGAACATCAC
This portion of the Terriglobales bacterium genome encodes:
- a CDS encoding metallopeptidase TldD-related protein — translated: THTSDFSRDGIERLVSGAISLARATSEDPAAGLPEAESLGSLKQNLDLYYDDVYSLSTADRIDYARRCEAAALAADPRITNSEGGSFDAATGYKVLANSHGFVGEYRRSYCSVSAVPIAQADGAAMQRDYWYSASRTLQKLESPESVGRKAAERTLRRVGARKVATQKVPVIFDPMVARGLIDHIFDAINGDAIYRHSSYLTGKLGEQVAGENITIIDDGTMVGGFGSSPFDGEGVPTRRTVVIERGVLKSYLLNTYTARKLKLQTTGNAARGLTGNPGIGSGNFFLQPGGKAPHDIIRNVRSGLYVTEFLGFGVNLVTGDFSRGASGLWIENGEFAFPVEEITVAGNLKDMFNNVSEIGNDLEFRSSIAAPTLRIDGMTVAGE